In the genome of Granulibacter bethesdensis CGDNIH1, one region contains:
- the ribD gene encoding bifunctional diaminohydroxyphosphoribosylaminopyrimidine deaminase/5-amino-6-(5-phosphoribosylamino)uracil reductase RibD, with the protein MSHPDDPDLPPMRAALALAARHRGETWPNPSVGCVILHKGRVVGRGVTAHGGRPHAEPQALAQAGTLAQSATAYVTLEPCCHHGHTPPCSDALIAAGIARVVVALRDPDPRVDGGGITRLREAGIEVRTGVLEEEAAQVTAGFLHRLRYGRPRVTLKLASTLDGRIATASGESQWITGVQARHHVQAVRARHDAILTGIGTVLADNPSLTCRLTGARQTPLLRLVADSRLRMPLNARMLHDGAGPVWILCADDADPARRAALEQAGAKVLPVPVAPETGRLIMRTALQKLGEAGLTWILVEGGGQIAASLLREEHVDDIVWYHAPAIIGADGYAATGALSLPTLSVMPRFHAVSTKAVGTDMVTELRKEETCSPAS; encoded by the coding sequence ATGAGTCATCCTGACGATCCCGATCTGCCGCCTATGCGTGCGGCGCTGGCGTTGGCGGCACGGCACAGGGGGGAAACATGGCCAAACCCATCCGTAGGCTGTGTCATCCTGCATAAAGGCAGAGTTGTCGGGCGGGGTGTCACCGCCCATGGTGGCAGACCCCATGCAGAGCCGCAGGCGCTGGCTCAGGCCGGAACTCTGGCGCAGAGTGCCACTGCCTATGTCACTCTTGAACCCTGCTGCCATCACGGACACACCCCACCCTGTTCCGATGCGCTGATTGCAGCCGGTATAGCGCGAGTCGTCGTAGCACTCCGTGATCCTGATCCGCGCGTGGATGGTGGCGGCATCACCCGGTTGCGGGAAGCCGGGATTGAGGTACGCACAGGCGTTCTGGAAGAAGAAGCCGCACAGGTGACGGCAGGGTTTCTGCATCGTTTACGCTATGGGCGTCCCCGCGTTACCCTGAAACTCGCGTCAACACTGGATGGACGCATCGCCACCGCCAGTGGAGAAAGTCAATGGATCACCGGTGTACAGGCCCGGCATCACGTTCAGGCGGTACGGGCACGCCATGATGCAATCCTGACTGGTATCGGGACAGTTCTGGCCGACAATCCCAGCCTGACCTGCCGCCTCACCGGGGCACGACAGACTCCGCTGTTACGACTGGTTGCCGATTCCCGGCTGCGGATGCCCCTGAATGCCCGCATGCTGCACGATGGAGCGGGACCAGTATGGATTCTCTGTGCCGATGACGCCGATCCGGCTCGGCGTGCCGCGCTGGAGCAAGCGGGGGCGAAAGTCCTGCCAGTGCCAGTTGCCCCTGAAACAGGGCGGCTGATCATGCGCACCGCACTACAAAAATTGGGTGAAGCCGGGCTGACATGGATTCTGGTAGAAGGGGGGGGGCAAATCGCCGCCTCCTTGCTACGCGAGGAGCATGTGGACGATATCGTCTGGTATCATGCCCCTGCCATCATAGGCGCAGACGGATACGCCGCTACGGGAGCGCTCAGCCTACCCACCCTTTCGGTCATGCCGCGCTTCCACGCCGTATCGACCAAGGCTGTCGGCACAGATATGGTGACAGAATTGAGAAAGGAAGAGACATGTTCACCGGCATCGTAA
- a CDS encoding riboflavin synthase has translation MFTGIVTGLGSVATISPLEGGSDMRLTITTPEGFLTGAVTGASIACSGCCLTVVEFAGDTAFVAEVSAETLSKTTLGSWHQNSMINLERALKIGDELGGHIVSGHVDGVAEVIFVLPEHGSTRMRFRAPSHLARYIAQKGSIAVDGVSLTVNEVENDVFGVNVIPHTCSVTTIGTLVAGSRVNIEIDMLARYVDRLSVTHDLGTEGR, from the coding sequence ATGTTCACCGGCATCGTAACCGGTCTCGGCTCGGTTGCCACGATCAGCCCGCTGGAAGGCGGTTCGGATATGCGGCTGACCATCACCACGCCGGAAGGATTTCTGACGGGGGCGGTTACCGGTGCTTCCATTGCCTGTTCCGGCTGCTGCCTGACAGTCGTTGAGTTTGCCGGGGATACCGCTTTCGTAGCGGAGGTATCGGCGGAAACGCTTTCCAAAACAACGCTGGGAAGCTGGCACCAGAACAGCATGATCAACCTCGAACGCGCCCTGAAAATCGGGGATGAGTTGGGAGGCCATATCGTCTCCGGCCATGTGGACGGGGTGGCGGAGGTTATCTTCGTTCTGCCGGAACACGGCTCCACCAGAATGCGCTTCCGTGCCCCATCCCATCTTGCGCGCTATATCGCGCAGAAAGGCAGCATTGCGGTCGACGGGGTTTCCCTGACCGTGAACGAGGTTGAGAATGACGTTTTCGGCGTCAATGTCATTCCGCATACATGCTCCGTCACGACCATCGGAACACTGGTGGCAGGAAGCCGCGTGAATATCGAAATCGACATGCTTGCACGCTATGTTGACCGCCTGAGCGTTACCCATGACCTCGGGACGGAAGGAAGATGA
- the hemB gene encoding porphobilinogen synthase: protein MTFGSFPTTRLRRNRVDDWTRRLVAEHTLSVNDLIWPIFIQDGNNALTEITSMPGVQRVSLDRLVDHVGPAAGLGIPAIALFPATPPGLKNAEGTESANPDNLICQATRLLKQHFPQLGLIGDVALDPYTDHGQDGVLRAQKTLPGEILYVDNDDSVQALVQQALNQARAGIDILAPSDMMDGRIGTIRQALDAEGFIHTRLMSYAAKYASAFYGPFRDAVGSGGALRGDKKTYQMNPANSDEALREVALDIQEGADMVMVKPGMPYLDIIRRIKDRFGMPTFAYQVSGEYAMIMAAIRNGWLDREKVVLESLLSFRRAGADGILTYFAPEAARRLKEG, encoded by the coding sequence GTGACCTTCGGCTCTTTTCCGACCACAAGACTGCGCCGTAATAGGGTCGATGACTGGACCAGGCGTCTGGTTGCCGAGCACACGCTGAGCGTCAATGATCTGATCTGGCCGATCTTCATTCAGGACGGTAACAACGCCCTCACTGAAATTACCTCCATGCCCGGCGTGCAGCGGGTTTCGCTCGACCGGCTGGTGGATCATGTCGGGCCGGCCGCAGGGCTGGGAATCCCGGCCATTGCTCTTTTTCCCGCCACTCCACCGGGATTGAAGAATGCCGAGGGTACGGAATCCGCCAATCCCGATAATCTGATCTGTCAGGCGACACGTCTGCTGAAGCAGCATTTTCCCCAACTCGGGCTGATCGGCGATGTGGCGCTCGACCCCTATACGGATCACGGTCAGGATGGCGTGCTGAGGGCACAGAAAACCCTGCCGGGCGAAATCCTGTATGTCGATAATGACGACAGTGTTCAGGCACTGGTGCAGCAGGCATTGAATCAGGCACGGGCCGGGATCGATATTCTGGCTCCCTCCGACATGATGGACGGGCGCATCGGTACAATCCGCCAGGCGCTGGATGCCGAAGGTTTTATTCATACGCGACTGATGAGCTATGCCGCCAAATATGCCAGCGCCTTTTATGGTCCCTTCCGCGATGCGGTCGGTTCAGGCGGCGCATTGCGGGGAGATAAAAAAACCTACCAGATGAATCCGGCCAATAGCGATGAGGCACTTCGCGAGGTCGCACTGGATATTCAGGAGGGGGCCGACATGGTCATGGTGAAACCGGGCATGCCCTATCTGGACATTATCCGGCGGATCAAGGACCGGTTCGGCATGCCGACTTTCGCTTATCAGGTCTCGGGTGAATACGCGATGATCATGGCCGCGATCCGGAATGGCTGGCTCGACCGGGAAAAAGTGGTGCTGGAAAGCCTGCTTTCCTTCCGCCGGGCCGGAGCGGACGGCATCCTGACTTATTTCGCTCCTGAAGCTGCCAGACGACTGAAGGAGGGCTGA
- the nrdR gene encoding transcriptional regulator NrdR, with amino-acid sequence MRCPFCGHEDTQVKDSRPTDDGTAIRRRRSCTACMQRFTTVERVQLRELIVVKTDQRRVVFDRDKLTRSVQIALRKRPIDPDRIEKMITGIVRQLESSGETEIPSKLIGELVMQTLKEVDDVAYVRFASVYRNFSDAGDFQTFLGGQAASKESDESS; translated from the coding sequence ATGCGCTGCCCGTTCTGTGGACACGAGGATACCCAGGTCAAGGACAGCCGGCCCACCGATGATGGCACCGCTATACGGCGCAGACGCTCCTGCACGGCCTGCATGCAGCGCTTTACTACGGTCGAGCGGGTGCAATTGCGGGAACTGATCGTGGTCAAGACGGATCAGAGGCGTGTGGTCTTCGACCGGGACAAGCTGACCCGTTCGGTGCAGATTGCCTTGCGGAAACGTCCCATTGATCCCGACCGGATCGAAAAAATGATCACCGGAATTGTACGGCAGCTTGAAAGCAGCGGAGAAACCGAAATTCCCAGCAAGCTGATCGGCGAGTTGGTGATGCAGACACTGAAGGAGGTAGACGATGTAGCCTATGTCCGCTTCGCCAGCGTGTACCGGAATTTCAGCGATGCAGGCGATTTCCAGACTTTCCTCGGCGGACAGGCAGCGTCAAAAGAATCCGATGAGTCATCCTGA
- a CDS encoding penicillin acylase family protein, which yields MRMIRRTLAISGVMIALAAGLVAGAVWLTLPAQDHTARAGLLRKEALIQFDAHGIPWIKAGSDEDAAFTLGYVHARDRAFQMDLMRRAASGRLSELAGTATLPLDRLMRTLGLRHRAEADLQTLPPATKALLVAYANGVNARFQEKGRFSSPEFLLSSAPEPWSPVDSLLWGKSMMLYLSGNYRTELARAELAATIPRDRIMELWPAGSTEKPVDAALLSPRFAEAARHLLAMLPQEGARFTLPSTASNEWAVDGAHSATGAPLLAGDPHLSFGLPGLWYLARIETPDHVLVGATAPGTPFLIIGHNGRIAWTFTTSVADTQDLFIETELDPGHYASPDGKLAYETRQEIIHVRGATDVTLTVRETRHGPVISDLAGRSGPVMALSATGLMRGDTASAGLAMLNKAQSVQEASLAAPLISSPVQNLLIADHDTIGVFTTGRLPLRKEGDGSWPVPGADGSHDWTGTISGDALPHSLAPSSGRLVNANERLRTSDPVGNQAFLGRDGLGEWRANRIRQMLDGAGKASLDDFVTMQTDRRSLFAQTLLPRLRLIRAEGDTETALSLLAGWDGTMSESSPAPLIFNAWMDRFRSAVLAKANVPVPDAAVPPLEFSAWLLSDAGAHWCDGSDCTQQLTRTLEETVHQLKALYGPRAAEWQWGQAHQVTFRHPLLSRIPVLKLVGQASASVSGDDSTVGRAGTSHAIGADHTLADGDFEDLHGASYRGVYDLADLTRSRFIAAPGQSGNVFSPHARDFIPLWRDGQTLPLGQEPSHIEAILHLIPANAP from the coding sequence ATGCGGATGATACGCCGCACTCTGGCCATTTCAGGCGTGATGATCGCGCTGGCTGCCGGTCTTGTGGCTGGTGCGGTGTGGCTTACCCTGCCTGCACAGGATCATACGGCCAGAGCCGGCCTGCTGCGAAAGGAAGCCCTGATCCAGTTTGATGCACACGGTATTCCATGGATCAAGGCAGGGTCGGATGAGGATGCCGCCTTCACCCTCGGCTATGTGCATGCGCGTGACCGGGCGTTTCAGATGGATCTGATGCGCCGTGCCGCGTCGGGCAGGCTTTCGGAGCTTGCTGGCACGGCCACACTTCCACTTGACAGGCTGATGCGCACGCTGGGGCTGCGCCATCGCGCCGAGGCCGATCTGCAGACGCTGCCGCCTGCCACGAAGGCTTTGCTGGTTGCCTATGCGAACGGGGTTAATGCCCGTTTTCAGGAAAAAGGTCGTTTCTCAAGTCCTGAATTCCTGCTGAGCAGTGCACCCGAACCGTGGTCTCCGGTGGACAGCCTGCTCTGGGGCAAGAGCATGATGCTCTATCTGTCCGGCAATTACCGGACAGAACTGGCGCGTGCGGAACTGGCAGCGACCATACCCAGAGACCGCATCATGGAGCTATGGCCGGCAGGGAGCACGGAAAAACCTGTTGATGCCGCGCTTTTGTCTCCCCGCTTTGCGGAGGCTGCCCGCCACCTTCTGGCTATGCTGCCACAGGAGGGCGCGCGATTCACCCTGCCCTCCACCGCGTCCAATGAATGGGCCGTGGACGGCGCCCATAGCGCGACCGGAGCACCACTTCTGGCAGGAGACCCGCATTTGTCGTTTGGTCTGCCAGGTCTGTGGTATCTCGCCCGGATCGAGACACCGGATCATGTTCTGGTCGGAGCGACCGCACCGGGAACACCCTTTTTGATCATCGGCCATAATGGCCGGATTGCCTGGACCTTCACCACCAGCGTCGCCGATACGCAGGATCTGTTCATCGAAACCGAACTCGATCCCGGACATTACGCCAGCCCGGACGGAAAACTGGCTTATGAAACGCGACAGGAGATCATCCATGTGCGCGGTGCCACCGATGTAACCCTGACCGTGCGAGAAACCCGGCATGGCCCCGTCATCAGCGATCTGGCTGGCCGGTCGGGTCCGGTCATGGCCCTGTCCGCAACCGGATTGATGCGGGGTGATACGGCCTCTGCCGGGCTTGCCATGCTCAACAAAGCACAAAGTGTACAGGAAGCATCGCTGGCTGCACCGCTGATCTCCAGCCCGGTACAGAACCTGCTGATTGCGGATCATGACACGATCGGGGTCTTTACAACCGGTCGCCTGCCGCTACGCAAGGAGGGAGATGGCAGCTGGCCTGTCCCCGGTGCAGATGGCTCGCATGACTGGACCGGCACAATCAGCGGAGATGCTCTGCCGCACAGCCTCGCCCCCTCCTCCGGGCGGTTGGTCAACGCGAATGAACGGCTGAGAACTTCCGATCCGGTCGGCAATCAGGCTTTTCTGGGCCGCGACGGGTTGGGAGAATGGCGGGCCAACCGTATCCGGCAAATGCTGGATGGAGCGGGTAAGGCCAGTCTGGATGATTTTGTCACGATGCAAACCGATCGGCGCAGCCTGTTTGCGCAGACGCTGTTACCTCGCCTGCGGCTTATCCGGGCCGAAGGCGATACCGAAACGGCCCTGTCATTGCTAGCCGGATGGGATGGCACCATGTCCGAGTCCAGCCCTGCCCCACTCATTTTCAATGCCTGGATGGATCGTTTCCGCAGCGCCGTACTCGCAAAGGCCAATGTCCCGGTGCCGGATGCTGCCGTTCCCCCGCTGGAATTCAGCGCGTGGCTGTTGTCGGATGCCGGCGCCCACTGGTGCGACGGATCAGACTGCACCCAACAGCTCACCCGGACCCTGGAGGAGACCGTGCATCAGTTGAAAGCACTCTACGGCCCTCGCGCGGCAGAGTGGCAATGGGGGCAGGCTCATCAGGTCACATTCCGCCATCCTCTGCTCAGCCGCATTCCAGTGCTGAAACTGGTCGGGCAGGCCTCCGCTTCGGTCAGCGGTGATGACAGTACAGTCGGACGGGCCGGCACATCCCATGCCATCGGCGCCGATCATACTCTGGCTGATGGTGACTTTGAGGACTTGCATGGAGCCTCCTATCGCGGGGTTTACGATCTGGCTGATCTGACGCGCAGCCGCTTCATCGCCGCCCCCGGACAGTCGGGTAATGTGTTCAGCCCCCATGCGCGAGATTTCATTCCGCTTTGGCGGGATGGACAGACCCTCCCGCTCGGGCAGGAGCCATCCCATATAGAAGCCATTCTGCATCTGATCCCGGCCAATGCCCCATGA
- the nusB gene encoding transcription antitermination factor NusB — MNRRTRPRTASRVAAVQALFQGEQAQESLEAVIEQFVRFRLGALPGQDGFEDGRIPDAEVPLFSRIVRAATKEQDVIDPLLITALPAEWPLARLDPVLRALLRAGACELRMKDGPPPRVVINEYLDIAHGFFQGEEPRMVNGILNALARQLRPEEFAGERQQG; from the coding sequence ATGAACCGTCGCACACGTCCGCGCACGGCCTCTCGCGTTGCAGCTGTTCAGGCCCTGTTTCAGGGCGAGCAGGCTCAGGAAAGCCTTGAAGCCGTCATTGAGCAGTTTGTTCGTTTCCGCCTTGGCGCGCTGCCGGGTCAGGATGGTTTCGAGGATGGCCGTATTCCGGATGCCGAGGTACCACTGTTCTCACGCATCGTCCGTGCGGCCACCAAAGAACAGGACGTGATCGATCCATTGCTGATCACCGCGCTGCCTGCCGAATGGCCGCTGGCGCGACTTGATCCGGTGCTGCGCGCCTTGCTGCGCGCCGGTGCCTGCGAATTACGAATGAAAGACGGTCCACCGCCGCGTGTCGTCATCAACGAATATCTGGATATCGCCCACGGCTTTTTTCAGGGGGAGGAGCCACGCATGGTCAATGGCATCCTCAACGCACTGGCCCGCCAGTTGCGACCGGAAGAGTTTGCCGGAGAGCGTCAGCAAGGCTGA
- the ribB gene encoding 3,4-dihydroxy-2-butanone-4-phosphate synthase, giving the protein MTNVQQASQVATASIARASLTDYISPASEIIEEARAGRMFILVDDEDRENEGDLVIPAQFATPDAINFMARYARGLICLALTRRRVEQLGLPLMSQSNGTRHQTAFTVSIEARDGVSTGISAHDRAHTVATAINPETTRDDIVTPGHVFPLMAREGGTLMRAGHTEAAVDIARLAGLYPSGVICEIMNDDGTMARLPDLVSFAQHHNLKLGTIADLISYRHHTEKLVRQVSENTLHHEIGGTWRIIVYANTVEYEEHLVLVKGSPEPGRPFPVRMHAVDLVDDVLGGPHSSSLHSAMQMIADLGEGAVVLLRNTSSTGLSARVAGLASSGRPTASLRSYGIGAQILSDLGVKDMILLSNTHLNIVALEGYGLNIVEQRHLKDHHGG; this is encoded by the coding sequence ATGACGAACGTACAGCAGGCCAGCCAAGTGGCCACCGCCTCCATCGCCCGTGCCAGCCTGACCGATTATATCAGCCCGGCCAGTGAAATCATCGAAGAGGCCCGCGCGGGCCGGATGTTCATTCTGGTGGATGATGAGGACCGGGAAAATGAAGGCGATCTGGTTATTCCGGCCCAGTTCGCAACACCGGATGCCATCAATTTCATGGCGCGTTACGCACGCGGCCTGATCTGCCTCGCCTTGACCAGACGCCGTGTGGAACAGCTCGGTCTGCCGCTGATGAGCCAATCCAATGGCACGCGTCACCAGACGGCCTTCACCGTCTCCATCGAGGCAAGGGATGGCGTCAGCACCGGTATCTCCGCGCATGACCGCGCCCATACCGTGGCCACCGCGATCAATCCGGAAACCACCCGGGATGACATCGTGACCCCTGGCCATGTGTTTCCTTTGATGGCCCGCGAGGGCGGCACGCTGATGAGGGCAGGCCATACCGAAGCTGCGGTGGATATCGCCCGGCTGGCCGGACTCTACCCGTCTGGCGTCATCTGCGAAATCATGAACGATGACGGCACCATGGCCCGGTTGCCAGATCTGGTCTCCTTCGCACAGCATCACAATCTGAAGCTCGGCACGATCGCCGATCTCATTTCCTACCGCCATCACACCGAAAAACTCGTGCGCCAGGTGTCTGAAAACACCCTGCACCACGAAATCGGCGGCACGTGGCGGATCATCGTCTATGCCAATACGGTGGAGTATGAGGAACATCTTGTGCTGGTCAAAGGTTCTCCGGAGCCTGGTCGGCCGTTCCCTGTGCGCATGCATGCGGTCGATCTGGTGGATGATGTGCTGGGCGGACCGCATAGCTCCTCCCTGCACAGCGCCATGCAGATGATCGCTGATCTCGGCGAGGGCGCGGTTGTTCTTTTACGGAACACCAGTTCCACAGGTTTGTCGGCCCGTGTCGCCGGGCTTGCCTCCTCCGGGCGCCCCACAGCCTCCCTGCGCAGCTATGGAATCGGTGCGCAGATTCTGAGTGATCTGGGTGTCAAGGACATGATTCTGCTATCCAATACCCATCTGAACATCGTCGCGCTGGAAGGATACGGTTTGAATATCGTCGAACAGCGCCATCTGAAGGACCATCACGGCGGATGA
- the thiL gene encoding thiamine-phosphate kinase — protein sequence MTAPPPSFYGSPPDNGEFGMIARYLAPLAAAGGLNLTDDAALLQPPPGLSLVLAADAMVEGVHYLPGTDPHLLARKLLRVNLSDLAAMGAAPLHYLMTLALPRGTDPAPWFTAFTAGLAEDQGIFGITLLGGDTTSIKGPACLSLTVIGTVEPGKAVRRQGACPDDEIWVTGTIGDGALGLLALTEGLADPDDFLAGRYHLPSPRLGLIDQSLVQAAADISDGLLQDLGHLCTASGLDALVEADTVPLSDAARRHMPEYLPLCLSGGDDYELVMAVSPSCTVPLRQRADSLGIPVQRIGRFHARSGQKPGVHVLASDGSVMPFERKGWQHF from the coding sequence GTGACAGCCCCTCCCCCATCCTTCTACGGCAGCCCTCCGGATAACGGCGAATTCGGCATGATCGCCCGTTATCTGGCACCGCTTGCCGCAGCGGGGGGGCTGAACCTCACCGATGATGCAGCCCTGCTGCAACCACCCCCCGGCCTCTCCCTTGTGTTGGCTGCCGATGCGATGGTGGAGGGGGTGCATTATCTGCCAGGCACCGATCCTCATCTGCTTGCCCGCAAGCTGTTGCGGGTCAATCTGTCCGATCTGGCGGCGATGGGGGCCGCACCGCTGCACTATCTGATGACGCTGGCACTGCCGCGCGGGACCGATCCGGCCCCATGGTTCACAGCCTTTACTGCCGGGCTGGCTGAAGATCAGGGCATATTCGGTATCACTTTATTGGGCGGGGACACCACCTCCATCAAGGGCCCGGCCTGTCTGTCCCTGACCGTCATCGGTACGGTCGAACCGGGTAAGGCAGTCAGGCGTCAGGGGGCCTGCCCGGATGATGAGATATGGGTCACCGGTACTATCGGCGATGGCGCACTCGGGCTGCTGGCACTGACAGAGGGGCTGGCCGACCCGGATGATTTTCTGGCCGGGCGCTATCACCTGCCAAGCCCCAGACTGGGGTTGATTGATCAGAGTCTGGTGCAGGCCGCCGCCGATATTTCTGACGGGCTGTTGCAGGATCTTGGCCATCTCTGCACGGCATCGGGTCTTGATGCGCTGGTCGAGGCCGACACTGTTCCCCTTTCCGATGCGGCGCGTAGGCACATGCCGGAATATCTGCCGCTTTGCCTCTCCGGCGGGGATGATTATGAACTCGTCATGGCCGTTTCACCCTCCTGCACGGTCCCGCTGCGGCAACGCGCAGACTCTCTCGGTATTCCGGTACAGAGGATTGGACGGTTCCATGCCCGCTCCGGTCAAAAACCCGGCGTGCATGTTCTTGCATCGGATGGAAGCGTCATGCCATTCGAACGGAAAGGATGGCAGCATTTTTAG
- the ribH gene encoding 6,7-dimethyl-8-ribityllumazine synthase, whose product MSTQDAPFPTAPVIDGAPPHVLIVRAPYYTDVVDGLTAGAARILTEAGATYEITDVAGAYELPQAIAIVQRSANNRYDGYISLGCVVKGDTDHYDHICREAMAGLMRVALDDVLALGNGLLTVSTLQQALDRSAPPSDSAMHSHNKGAEAAVAALKQISLRRRVEKSL is encoded by the coding sequence ATGAGCACCCAGGACGCCCCCTTTCCCACCGCACCCGTCATCGACGGAGCGCCTCCGCATGTGCTGATCGTGCGTGCGCCTTACTATACCGATGTCGTGGACGGGCTGACCGCAGGCGCGGCACGTATTCTTACCGAAGCGGGAGCCACCTACGAGATCACCGATGTGGCGGGAGCCTACGAGTTACCTCAGGCAATCGCGATCGTGCAGCGCTCTGCCAATAACCGCTACGATGGCTATATCTCGCTTGGCTGCGTGGTAAAAGGCGATACGGACCATTACGACCATATCTGCCGCGAAGCGATGGCCGGCCTGATGCGCGTGGCATTGGATGATGTGCTGGCGCTGGGCAATGGTCTGCTCACCGTCTCGACCCTACAGCAGGCTCTGGACCGTTCCGCGCCTCCTTCTGACAGCGCAATGCACAGCCATAACAAAGGTGCCGAGGCCGCCGTTGCAGCCCTGAAGCAGATTTCCCTGCGCCGTCGCGTGGAGAAGTCTTTATGA
- a CDS encoding DMT family transporter, whose amino-acid sequence MPAGAWLLLAILSEVIGTVGLKQSEGFSKPGWIAVIALAYGAAFFMLAQALRTMPVGTAYAVWSGIGTAAIALIGVVFLGQKLDAAALAGIGLIIAGVLTINLLSSTGH is encoded by the coding sequence ATGCCAGCAGGCGCATGGCTCCTTCTGGCTATTCTGTCAGAAGTGATTGGCACGGTCGGGTTGAAACAATCCGAAGGCTTCAGCAAACCAGGCTGGATTGCAGTGATCGCCCTCGCTTACGGAGCAGCCTTTTTCATGCTGGCGCAGGCTCTGCGCACGATGCCGGTAGGAACCGCTTATGCGGTCTGGTCGGGCATCGGCACGGCAGCCATCGCCCTGATCGGCGTCGTGTTTCTGGGCCAGAAACTCGATGCCGCCGCGCTGGCAGGAATCGGGCTGATTATTGCCGGGGTGTTGACCATCAATCTGCTGTCCAGCACAGGGCATTAA
- a CDS encoding alpha/beta fold hydrolase yields MNQPQTRFVRYLLKGAFYRLSYRAWGKPDLPPLICVHALTRNAHDFDVLARAMSDRFHVICPDLPGRGASDWLPDASLYEPQNYVTALAHLLGGIEQPVSFLGTSLGGLCGMLLASSLGHPIEKLVLNDIGPLIPGRSLSRIRDYMLRARPEFPDMCGLEAYLRQVHAGFGPLTDRQWERLARHSARTLADGRVALHYDPGIARPMRSMLAIDTNLWRVWEKIRVPVMVVRGESSDVLLPDTVERMVRGGATSLEVPGCGHAPALMDRPSIQAIRRFLLGS; encoded by the coding sequence ATGAACCAGCCGCAAACACGGTTTGTCCGCTATCTGCTCAAAGGTGCTTTTTACCGGCTCTCTTATCGTGCGTGGGGGAAGCCCGATCTGCCACCCCTGATATGTGTGCATGCGCTGACCCGGAATGCTCATGATTTCGATGTGCTTGCGCGCGCCATGTCGGATCGTTTCCATGTCATCTGCCCTGATCTGCCGGGGCGGGGTGCCTCGGACTGGTTGCCGGATGCCTCCTTGTATGAGCCCCAGAATTATGTGACTGCGCTTGCGCATCTGTTGGGGGGGATAGAACAACCGGTATCGTTTCTGGGGACTTCTCTGGGTGGTCTGTGCGGGATGCTTCTGGCCAGTTCGCTGGGTCATCCGATTGAAAAACTGGTGCTGAACGATATTGGGCCCCTTATTCCGGGACGCTCTTTGTCACGAATTCGGGATTACATGCTGCGCGCAAGACCGGAATTCCCGGATATGTGCGGTCTGGAGGCCTATTTAAGACAGGTGCACGCAGGCTTTGGGCCTCTGACCGATCGCCAGTGGGAACGTCTGGCCCGTCACAGTGCCCGGACTTTGGCGGATGGGCGCGTCGCCTTGCATTACGATCCGGGCATCGCCCGGCCAATGCGCTCCATGCTGGCGATCGACACGAATCTCTGGCGGGTCTGGGAGAAGATCAGGGTGCCGGTCATGGTGGTGCGGGGGGAAAGCAGTGATGTGCTGCTGCCGGACACTGTCGAGCGTATGGTGCGGGGCGGTGCCACCAGTCTGGAGGTGCCGGGATGCGGTCATGCACCCGCCCTGATGGATCGGCCCAGCATTCAGGCGATCAGGCGGTTTTTGCTGGGATCCTGA
- a CDS encoding 2Fe-2S iron-sulfur cluster-binding protein → MPVAIFVNAAGARQEVDVPNGVNLVEAAIDKGVQELAAICGGYLQCATCHVFVEEDFLNRLPPRSVDEDSMLDSTAEPRRENSRLACQIVMNDTLTGIVVHMPDRQM, encoded by the coding sequence ATGCCTGTTGCTATTTTCGTCAATGCTGCCGGGGCTCGTCAGGAAGTAGACGTCCCGAATGGTGTCAATCTGGTTGAGGCAGCGATTGATAAGGGTGTGCAGGAACTGGCAGCGATTTGCGGGGGGTATCTGCAATGCGCAACCTGTCATGTGTTTGTGGAGGAAGATTTTCTGAATCGTCTGCCGCCGCGTTCGGTTGATGAGGATTCCATGCTGGACAGTACAGCAGAACCAAGGCGGGAGAACAGCCGGCTGGCCTGTCAGATCGTGATGAATGACACGCTGACAGGTATTGTCGTGCATATGCCTGACCGACAGATGTGA